In Oryza sativa Japonica Group chromosome 2, ASM3414082v1, the following are encoded in one genomic region:
- the LOC4330288 gene encoding aluminum-activated malate transporter 10, with amino-acid sequence MDAAAREAQVQGSLEWRVTVPEGSSVTVEHEAGVAERAWAWVVRMLVAVRAAVAGFARKVWKIGADDPRRAVHSLKVGLALTLVSIVYYTRPVYDGVGGNAMWAVMTVVVVFEYTVGGCMYKGFNRAVATASAGLLALGVNWVADKSGDKLEPFILSGSLFLLAAAATFSRFIPTVKARFDYGVTIFILTFSLVAVSGYRVDQLLDLAQQRMSTIGIGIVICLAVCVVIWPVWAGQELHLLTVRNMEKLAGAVEGCVEDYFAAKPAAAKSEGYKCVLNSKASEDSQANLARWEPPHGRFGFRHPYAQYTKVGAAMRHCAYCVEALNSCVRAEVQAPEHVKRLLGDVCTRLASQCARVLREASTSVAAMTSPKTLDFAVADMNTAVHELQGDLRALPPVLALEPAAEMSLMDAMPLFTVASLLIEISARIEGVVDAVETLASLASFKQVEDDDDKKGQTEMKVHPLNVPDDHDASTHESQTTTKHPEQV; translated from the exons ATGGACGCCGCCGCGAGGGAAGCGCAGGTGCAGGGCAGTCTGGAATGGCGGGTGACGGTGCCGGAGGGCTCGTCGGTGACGGTGGAGCACGAGGCCGGCGTCGCCGAgagggcgtgggcgtgggtGGTGAGGATGCTGGTCGCGGtcagggcggcggtggccggcttcGCCAGGAAGGTGTGGAAGATCGGCGCCGACGATCCCCGGAGAGCGGTGCACAGCCTCAAAGTCGGCCTGGCTCTCACCCTCGTCTCCATCGTCTACTACACCAGGCCCGTGtacgacggcgtcggcggcaatGCCATGTGGGCCGTCATGACGGTTGTCGTGGTCTTCGAGTACACCGTCG GTGGATGCATGTACAAGGGATTCAACAGAGCCGTCGCGACGGCGAGCGCCGGGCTGCTCGCGCTCGGCGTGAACTGGGTGGCGGACAAATCCGGCGACAAGCTCGAGCCGTTCATCCTCAGCGGCTCCCTGTTTTTACTGG CTGCGGCGGCCACCTTCTCGCGGTTCATACCAACGGTGAAGGCGCGGTTCGACTACGGCGTGACCATCTTCATCCTGACGTTCAGCCTCGTCGCCGTGTCGGGGTACCGCGTCGACCAGCTGCTGGACCTGGCGCAGCAGCGGATGTCCACCATCGGCATCGGCATCGTCATCTGCCTCGCCGTCTGCGTCGTCATCTGGCCGGTGTGGGCCGGCCAGGAGCTGCACCTCCTCACGGTGCGCAACATGGAgaagctcgccggcgccgtcgagggCTGCGTCGAGGACTACTTCGCGGCGAAGCCCGCCGCGGCCAAGTCGGAGGGGTACAAGTGCGTGCTCAACTCCAAGGCGTCGGAGGACTCGCAGGCCAACCTGGCGCGGTGGGAGCCGCCGCACGGGCGGTTCGGCTTCCGCCACCCGTACGCGCAGTACACCAAGGTGGGCGCCGCGATGCGCCACTGCGCGTACTGCGTCGAGGCGCTCAACAGCTGCGTCCGCGCCGAGGTCCAGGCGCCCGAGCACGTCAAGCGGCTGCTCGGCGACGTGTGCACGCGGCTGGCCTCGCAGTGCGCGCGGGTTCTCAGGGAGGCGTCCACCTCGGTCGCCGCCATGACCAGCCCCAAGACGCTGGACTTCGCCGTGGCGGACATGAACACGGCCGTGCACGAGCTTCAGGGCGACCTGCGCGCGCTCCCGCCCGTCCTGGCCTTGgaaccggcggcggagatgtCGCTGATGGACGCGATGCCGCTCTTCACCGTGGCGTCGCTGCTGATAGAGATATCGGCGAGGATCGAGGgcgtcgtcgacgccgtcgagACGCTGGCCAGCCTCGCCAGCTTCAAGCAGGTGGAGGATGATGACGACAAGAAGGGACAAACCGAGATGAAAGTGCACCCGCTGAACGTGCCGGATGATCACGACGCGTCGACACATGAAAGCCAGACTACAACGAAGCACCCTGAACAGGTCTAA